A region from the Sandaracinus amylolyticus genome encodes:
- a CDS encoding ISAzo13-like element transposase-related protein, with amino-acid sequence MEGELHRLAGEHGIAIRVSHFPPGTSKSNKVEHRLSRSSASTGAPGRSGPTRPSSTRSATRRTEEGSSASRVRSARYSVGQRVSEREMRSLNLESDVFRRLALHRSPAQRCRVTETVVHTQALVNPSRRSSWPVHGASRPHVNWRPSRRCRRLTPRVRRWSTSDRLYEPLVR; translated from the coding sequence GTGGAAGGTGAGCTTCATCGGCTTGCCGGCGAGCACGGCATCGCGATCCGCGTGAGCCATTTCCCGCCCGGCACCAGCAAGTCGAACAAGGTTGAGCATCGGCTCTCTCGTTCATCAGCATCAACTGGTGCGCCAGGCCGCTCCGGACCCACGAGACCGTCATCAACTCGATCGGCAACACGACGAACCGAGGAGGGCTCGTCGGCGAGCCGAGTTAGATCCGCGCGGTATTCGGTCGGACAGCGGGTCTCCGAAAGGGAGATGCGCTCGCTCAACCTCGAATCGGACGTCTTCCGACGATTGGCACTACATCGTTCGCCCGCGCAACGTTGCCGCGTGACCGAGACGGTTGTTCATACGCAGGCCCTAGTTAACCCGTCGCGTCGTAGTTCGTGGCCAGTACACGGCGCCTCTCGCCCGCACGTCAATTGGCGTCCGTCTCGACGGTGTCGAAGACTCACGCCGAGAGTTCGACGGTGGTCGACTTCAGATCGCCTTTACGAACCCCTCGTACGATGA
- a CDS encoding transposase codes for MAKRTYRTVEIQHVDASKLATALGACCIVAIDLAKTKMFAGFASAAGRCIEIVRFEHPKQTRLFLELLCRLRELGVALEVAMEPTGVYGDALRYQLTLRDIPVFRVDAKKVHDAAALLDGVPSLHDAKACTLLAHLHAQGISKRWKERSAVQRAMRSLIDERDLYARPFETAYGRLEALVARHWPELSQHLDMDAAWHLHLLCEMPGPAEVRARRGDAVALLRRVSRAALSFERIEQIVGCAVSSLGESMHDQERSFLRSLARHMLALREHIRDVDKRIEAELANHRELHSIRAAFGAVTTAALVADLGNPADYESSASFEKAMGLNLRVQSSGNNAGQHTIHITKRGPGRARRYLFLAALRFVQSDPVAREWYRARKGYRADIKLKAVVALMRKLARAMVHVARGAPFDATKLFDTRSMTAVTASPSRDAGQSSLAGS; via the coding sequence GTGGCCAAGCGTACCTATCGGACCGTCGAGATCCAACACGTCGACGCGAGCAAGCTCGCCACTGCGCTCGGAGCGTGCTGCATCGTCGCGATCGACCTCGCGAAGACGAAGATGTTCGCCGGCTTCGCGAGCGCAGCGGGTCGCTGTATCGAGATCGTCCGCTTCGAGCACCCGAAGCAGACGCGCCTGTTCCTCGAGCTGCTCTGCCGTCTTCGTGAGCTCGGCGTCGCGCTCGAGGTCGCGATGGAGCCGACGGGCGTCTACGGCGACGCGCTCCGCTATCAGCTGACTCTGCGCGACATCCCCGTGTTCCGCGTCGACGCCAAGAAGGTCCACGATGCGGCCGCGCTGCTCGACGGAGTGCCGAGCCTGCACGACGCCAAGGCGTGCACGCTGCTCGCGCATCTTCACGCGCAAGGCATCTCGAAGCGCTGGAAAGAGCGGAGCGCAGTCCAGAGGGCGATGCGCAGTCTGATCGACGAGCGCGACCTCTACGCTCGACCTTTCGAGACCGCGTACGGACGGCTCGAAGCGCTCGTCGCGCGTCACTGGCCCGAGCTCTCCCAGCACCTCGACATGGACGCCGCGTGGCACCTGCACTTGCTCTGCGAGATGCCCGGCCCTGCCGAGGTCCGCGCCAGACGCGGCGATGCAGTCGCGCTGCTCCGACGCGTCTCGCGCGCGGCGCTCTCCTTCGAGCGCATCGAGCAGATCGTCGGCTGCGCCGTCAGCTCGCTCGGCGAGTCGATGCACGATCAGGAGCGCTCGTTCCTGCGCTCGCTCGCGCGTCACATGCTCGCGTTGCGCGAGCACATCCGCGATGTCGACAAGCGCATCGAGGCCGAGCTCGCCAATCATCGCGAGCTCCACTCGATCCGCGCCGCGTTCGGCGCCGTCACGACCGCTGCGCTCGTCGCCGACCTCGGCAATCCCGCCGACTACGAATCGTCCGCGTCCTTCGAGAAGGCGATGGGCCTCAACCTCAGGGTCCAGAGCAGCGGCAACAACGCCGGGCAGCACACGATCCACATCACGAAGCGAGGTCCCGGACGCGCGCGTCGGTACCTCTTCCTCGCAGCGCTGCGCTTCGTGCAGAGCGACCCCGTCGCGCGTGAGTGGTACCGAGCGCGAAAGGGCTACCGCGCCGACATCAAGCTCAAGGCCGTCGTCGCGCTGATGCGAAAGCTCGCGCGCGCGATGGTGCACGTCGCGCGAGGAGCGCCCTTCGATGCGACCAAGCTCTTCGACACGCGCTCGATGACCGCTGTGACCGCGTCGCCCTCGCGCGACGCCGGACAATCTTCGCTCGCCGGCTCCTGA
- a CDS encoding ankyrin repeat domain-containing protein, whose product MALVGACEIPRTQLALAMLDAGADPNRVFRSSVSMTRRLLADEGQTPLRAAIASSRDTGDLTLIDALLAKGADPNAPGHAGLTPLHFACGRDARIEVVERLLAAGADPTIASEMGETPIDNMNAAVMDQTVRAAVLDMLREAAARRPNARVAPTVELRSSRGRNRELFGAREIRKLYWSSDLDWCVLAVRAAPEDVASAIELAARDASSPRGDAGLPAALHVLQMRGSSCSLAPIELGGIVPTGGWLDDLAAAISRRAGARVMAVYPALSLEWQQGRLIESVEALDSDGDASRTSLESLDRKLHDAGVDIPAMEFGEPARSRLIVRGVRKGDLKSTTVELSA is encoded by the coding sequence GTGGCGCTGGTGGGCGCATGCGAAATCCCCCGCACGCAGCTCGCGCTGGCGATGCTCGACGCAGGTGCGGATCCGAATCGTGTCTTTCGCTCTTCAGTGTCCATGACACGACGGCTCCTTGCCGACGAAGGCCAGACGCCTCTTCGCGCAGCGATCGCCTCTTCGCGAGATACGGGAGACCTGACGCTCATCGACGCTCTTCTTGCCAAGGGCGCAGATCCGAACGCTCCGGGGCATGCAGGTCTGACGCCTCTGCATTTCGCCTGCGGGCGCGACGCGCGAATCGAGGTTGTCGAGCGTCTGCTCGCTGCGGGCGCCGACCCCACCATCGCTTCCGAGATGGGTGAGACCCCCATCGACAATATGAACGCCGCCGTGATGGACCAGACGGTCCGCGCGGCGGTGCTCGACATGCTTCGCGAGGCGGCAGCTCGTCGTCCGAACGCTCGTGTCGCGCCGACGGTCGAGCTCAGATCCTCGCGAGGTCGAAATCGCGAGCTGTTTGGGGCTCGCGAGATCCGGAAGCTGTACTGGAGCTCCGATCTCGACTGGTGTGTTCTCGCCGTCCGTGCGGCGCCGGAGGACGTGGCCTCCGCGATCGAGCTCGCGGCGCGCGATGCGTCGAGCCCTCGCGGCGATGCAGGGCTCCCCGCGGCGCTCCATGTCTTGCAGATGCGCGGCTCGAGTTGCTCGCTCGCTCCGATCGAGCTGGGCGGAATCGTGCCGACCGGTGGCTGGCTGGACGACCTCGCCGCCGCGATCAGCCGACGAGCTGGTGCCCGGGTGATGGCGGTCTACCCGGCTTTGTCGCTCGAGTGGCAGCAAGGGCGCCTCATCGAATCGGTCGAAGCGCTCGACTCCGATGGCGACGCATCCCGCACATCGCTCGAGTCGCTCGATCGCAAGCTCCACGACGCAGGCGTCGACATCCCAGCGATGGAGTTCGGCGAGCCAGCGCGCTCACGGCTCATCGTACGAGGGGTTCGTAAAGGCGATCTGAAGTCGACCACCGTCGAACTCTCGGCGTGA
- a CDS encoding SUKH-3 domain-containing protein, which translates to MPETEVVLRGAGWYPGRSADLTSYAGCLRAWGLPWIDVAAPFLRELGGLRIPCGSGVLSIDPCALLAYAQCCEDIDWIRAFGDRVDEPVIAIGSISHGQILQGSSGRVYAHYDGLVLLAGATSDAAIDALVRDVPLPPADVLPAPDDE; encoded by the coding sequence ATGCCGGAGACAGAGGTCGTGCTCCGCGGTGCGGGCTGGTATCCCGGGCGTTCGGCGGACCTGACGAGCTACGCGGGTTGCCTACGAGCCTGGGGACTGCCGTGGATCGACGTCGCGGCGCCGTTCCTGCGCGAGCTCGGCGGGCTGCGCATTCCGTGCGGAAGTGGCGTGCTCTCGATCGATCCGTGCGCGCTGCTGGCGTACGCGCAGTGCTGCGAGGACATCGATTGGATTCGCGCCTTCGGAGATCGCGTCGACGAACCGGTGATCGCGATCGGCAGCATCAGCCACGGACAGATCCTGCAGGGCTCGTCGGGTCGCGTGTACGCCCACTACGACGGTCTCGTCCTGCTCGCGGGCGCGACGTCGGACGCCGCGATCGACGCGCTGGTGCGGGATGTCCCGCTGCCGCCCGCCGACGTGCTCCCCGCCCCCGACGACGAGTGA
- a CDS encoding iron-containing alcohol dehydrogenase, with protein MFELATAGRIVFGDGAIAKLPSIVSSLAGGEARCLFVTGARVERFAHVRQALEGAGIAAVPFAVSGEPTTELAREGTALARRERCSIVVAIGGGSVLDAGKAIAALVTNEGDPLDYLEVIGRGLPLTRAPLPFVAAPTTAGTGSEVTKNAVLADPTQRVKVSLRSDAMLPRVALVDPELTWSVPPAVTASTGLDAITQCLEPFVSSMASPLTDPFCREGMRLGAGALRRAYAKGDDREARRDMALCSVFGGIALANAKLGAVHGFAAPIGGSFESPHGAVCARLLPLVIETNVAALRARAPESPSLARYEEAARIVCGRADAKIEDLIAWGHDIARDLAIPALSTYGMRASDVETIADKAAKASSTKGNPIVLERAELIAILERAL; from the coding sequence ATGTTCGAGCTCGCGACCGCGGGGCGCATCGTCTTCGGCGACGGAGCGATCGCGAAGCTGCCGTCGATCGTCTCGTCGCTCGCGGGCGGCGAGGCGCGCTGTCTCTTCGTGACGGGGGCGCGCGTCGAGCGCTTCGCGCACGTGCGGCAGGCGCTCGAGGGCGCGGGCATCGCGGCGGTGCCCTTCGCGGTGTCGGGCGAGCCGACGACCGAGCTCGCGCGCGAGGGCACCGCGCTGGCGCGTCGCGAGCGGTGCTCGATCGTGGTCGCGATCGGCGGCGGGAGCGTGCTCGACGCGGGCAAGGCGATCGCGGCGCTGGTGACCAACGAGGGCGATCCGCTCGACTACCTCGAGGTGATCGGGCGCGGGCTGCCGCTGACGCGCGCGCCGCTGCCCTTCGTCGCGGCGCCGACCACCGCGGGCACCGGCTCCGAGGTGACGAAGAACGCGGTGCTCGCCGATCCGACCCAGCGCGTGAAGGTCAGCCTGCGCAGCGACGCGATGCTGCCGCGCGTCGCGTTGGTCGACCCGGAGCTGACGTGGAGCGTGCCGCCTGCGGTGACCGCGAGCACCGGGCTCGACGCGATCACGCAGTGCCTCGAGCCCTTCGTGTCGTCGATGGCGAGCCCGCTGACGGATCCGTTCTGTCGCGAGGGGATGCGGCTCGGCGCGGGCGCGCTGCGTCGCGCGTATGCGAAGGGCGACGATCGCGAGGCGCGCCGCGACATGGCGCTCTGCAGCGTGTTCGGCGGGATCGCGCTCGCGAACGCGAAGCTCGGCGCGGTGCACGGGTTCGCGGCGCCGATCGGCGGGAGCTTCGAGAGCCCGCACGGCGCGGTGTGCGCGCGGCTCTTGCCGCTGGTGATCGAGACGAACGTGGCCGCGCTGCGGGCCCGCGCGCCGGAGAGCCCCTCGCTCGCGCGCTACGAAGAGGCGGCGCGCATCGTGTGCGGGCGCGCGGACGCGAAGATCGAAGACCTGATCGCGTGGGGCCACGACATCGCGCGCGACCTCGCGATCCCGGCGCTCTCGACGTACGGGATGCGCGCGAGCGACGTCGAGACGATCGCGGACAAAGCCGCGAAGGCGAGCAGCACGAAGGGCAATCCGATCGTGCTCGAGCGCGCGGAGCTGATCGCGATCCTCGAGCGCGCGCTGTGA
- a CDS encoding putative quinol monooxygenase, whose translation MLIVHVHVRVKPEHVDAFVAATEDNARASLQEPGILRFDLIRDAGERDRFVLVEVYRTDDDPAKHKQTAHYAKWRDAVEPMMAEPRRSVKYADVFPREQTAWATSGYTRS comes from the coding sequence ATGTTGATCGTTCACGTCCACGTTCGTGTGAAGCCCGAGCACGTCGACGCGTTCGTCGCGGCGACCGAAGACAACGCGCGCGCGTCGCTGCAGGAGCCGGGGATCCTGCGCTTCGATCTGATCCGCGACGCCGGAGAGCGTGATCGCTTCGTGCTCGTCGAGGTCTATCGGACCGACGACGATCCCGCGAAGCACAAGCAGACCGCGCACTACGCGAAGTGGCGCGACGCGGTCGAGCCGATGATGGCGGAGCCGCGACGCAGCGTGAAGTACGCGGACGTGTTCCCGCGCGAGCAGACCGCGTGGGCGACGAGCGGGTACACGAGGTCGTGA
- a CDS encoding CHASE domain-containing protein: protein MPHDSAPRRRSSTPWIVLVASIALVTFAAVAAAQWVESQASLRRERATAEAVRIVERRMDAYVALLRGVAALFAYDERVDGEGFARFVEHLQVREYPGIQGLGWSERVEPEQDGAVLARIDGAASGLWPERPHDRERHAIVFLEPRDVRNRAAIGFDMHSEATRREAMDRARDEGVPAATGAVTLVQEIDGDVQPGFLIYVPVYEGGDVPRTLEERRARLRGFAYAPFRAGDLFRAMFPDGFGAHLTIHDGTEAHAARELFEIEASGHTASPSVQRMEIAGRPWTLVVRPRGDRVSDARVVGIVIALVGALLTALAFRSAWAEARARERAEEALAIEARHAQFRETFLGVLGHDLRNPLSAVRMTAQALQRAPSIDETSRRALERIVRSADRAIRMVSQLLDVTRARLGGGLPIEARTVALAPLLREVVDELCSTHDARFELDVDDRLALHADPDRIAQVLSNLAGNALTHGEPPLRLSAHAEGRMARVEVANGGAPIPPHVLATLFDPFVRGAQRGGNREGLGLGLYISQQIAIAHGGSLDASSDAERGTRFVVRLPLAG, encoded by the coding sequence ATGCCGCACGACTCCGCGCCCCGACGACGCTCGAGCACGCCGTGGATCGTGCTGGTCGCGTCGATCGCGCTGGTCACGTTCGCGGCGGTCGCGGCGGCGCAGTGGGTCGAGTCGCAGGCGAGCTTGCGCCGGGAGCGCGCGACCGCCGAGGCGGTGCGCATCGTCGAGCGCCGCATGGACGCGTACGTCGCGCTGCTCCGTGGCGTCGCCGCGCTCTTCGCGTACGACGAGCGGGTCGACGGCGAGGGGTTCGCGCGCTTCGTGGAGCACCTCCAGGTGCGCGAGTACCCGGGCATCCAGGGGCTCGGCTGGTCGGAGCGCGTCGAGCCCGAGCAGGACGGCGCGGTGCTCGCGCGCATCGACGGCGCCGCGAGCGGCTTGTGGCCCGAGCGCCCGCACGATCGCGAGCGGCACGCGATCGTGTTCCTCGAGCCGCGCGACGTGCGCAACCGCGCCGCGATCGGCTTCGACATGCACAGCGAGGCGACGCGCCGGGAGGCGATGGATCGCGCGCGCGACGAGGGCGTCCCTGCCGCGACCGGCGCGGTGACGCTGGTGCAGGAGATCGACGGGGACGTACAGCCCGGGTTCCTGATCTACGTGCCGGTCTACGAGGGCGGAGACGTGCCGCGCACGCTCGAGGAGCGCCGCGCGCGGTTGCGCGGGTTCGCGTACGCGCCGTTCCGCGCCGGCGATCTCTTCCGCGCGATGTTCCCCGACGGCTTCGGTGCGCACCTCACGATCCACGACGGCACCGAGGCCCACGCCGCGCGCGAGCTCTTCGAGATCGAGGCGAGCGGTCACACCGCGTCGCCGAGCGTGCAGCGCATGGAGATCGCCGGTCGCCCGTGGACGCTCGTGGTGCGGCCGCGCGGCGATCGGGTGTCGGACGCGCGCGTCGTGGGCATCGTGATCGCGCTCGTCGGTGCGCTGCTCACGGCGCTCGCGTTCCGCTCCGCGTGGGCCGAGGCGCGGGCGCGGGAGCGCGCGGAGGAAGCGCTCGCGATCGAGGCGCGCCACGCGCAGTTCCGCGAGACGTTCCTCGGCGTGCTGGGACACGACCTGCGCAACCCACTCTCGGCGGTGCGCATGACCGCCCAGGCGTTGCAGCGCGCACCGAGCATCGACGAGACCAGCCGCCGCGCGCTCGAGCGCATCGTCCGCAGCGCCGACCGCGCGATCCGCATGGTCTCGCAGCTGCTCGACGTCACGCGCGCGCGGCTGGGCGGAGGGCTCCCGATCGAGGCGCGCACCGTCGCGCTCGCGCCGTTGCTGCGCGAGGTCGTCGACGAGCTGTGCTCGACCCACGACGCGCGCTTCGAGCTCGACGTCGACGACCGTCTCGCGCTGCACGCCGACCCCGATCGCATCGCGCAGGTGCTCTCGAACCTCGCGGGCAACGCGCTCACGCACGGCGAGCCGCCGCTGCGGCTGAGCGCGCACGCCGAGGGCCGCATGGCGCGCGTCGAGGTCGCGAACGGCGGAGCGCCGATCCCGCCGCACGTGCTCGCGACGCTGTTCGACCCCTTCGTGCGCGGCGCGCAGCGCGGCGGAAACCGCGAAGGGCTCGGCCTCGGGCTCTACATCTCGCAGCAGATCGCGATCGCGCACGGCGGCTCGCTCGACGCCTCGTCGGACGCCGAGCGGGGCACGCGGTTCGTCGTGCGGCTGCCCCTCGCGGGCTGA
- a CDS encoding DUF2200 domain-containing protein, producing MDKKPRIFTTSFASVYPPYVQKAEKKGRTKDEVDEVIAWLTGYHGEQLQRAIESKVDLETFFAEAPRMNPNAALIKGVVCGVRVEDVADPLMQKIRYLDKLVDELAKGKKMASILRG from the coding sequence ATGGACAAGAAGCCGCGAATCTTCACGACGTCGTTCGCGAGCGTGTATCCGCCCTACGTGCAGAAGGCCGAGAAGAAGGGCCGCACGAAGGACGAAGTCGACGAGGTCATCGCCTGGCTGACCGGCTACCACGGCGAGCAGCTCCAGCGCGCGATCGAGAGCAAGGTCGACCTCGAGACGTTCTTCGCCGAAGCGCCGCGAATGAACCCGAACGCGGCGCTCATCAAGGGCGTCGTGTGCGGGGTGCGCGTGGAAGACGTCGCCGACCCGCTGATGCAGAAGATCCGCTACCTCGACAAGCTCGTCGACGAGCTCGCCAAGGGAAAGAAGATGGCGAGCATCCTCCGCGGATAG
- a CDS encoding glutathione S-transferase family protein — protein MSTVQIVGRSSSHFTRMCLIFAHELEVPFELVPVHDMTRLDAEAYGGHPALKVPALRCEDRLVFGAQNVCRVLAERAGATERVVWPEQLRDDVSRNAQELVWHCMSAQVQLVVGTGLAKLPADNLYFTKARGGFEGALRWLDEHLEAALSALQAQRALSVFEVSLFCLIEHLGFRPTLPLEPYPSLVRFARELGARPSAERTAYRFDAPA, from the coding sequence ATGAGCACCGTGCAGATCGTCGGGCGGAGCAGCTCGCACTTCACGCGGATGTGTCTGATCTTCGCGCACGAGCTCGAGGTGCCCTTCGAGCTGGTGCCGGTGCACGACATGACGCGGCTCGATGCCGAGGCGTACGGTGGGCATCCGGCGCTGAAGGTTCCGGCGCTGCGCTGCGAGGACAGGCTGGTGTTCGGCGCGCAGAACGTGTGTCGCGTGCTCGCGGAACGGGCGGGGGCGACCGAGCGCGTGGTGTGGCCGGAGCAGCTCCGGGACGACGTCTCGCGCAACGCGCAGGAGCTGGTGTGGCACTGCATGTCGGCGCAGGTGCAGCTCGTGGTCGGCACCGGGCTCGCGAAGCTGCCCGCCGACAACCTGTACTTCACGAAGGCGCGCGGTGGGTTCGAGGGCGCGCTGCGCTGGCTCGACGAGCACCTCGAGGCCGCGCTGAGCGCGCTGCAGGCCCAGCGCGCGCTCAGCGTCTTCGAGGTGTCGCTCTTCTGTCTGATCGAGCACCTCGGGTTCCGCCCGACGCTGCCGCTCGAGCCGTACCCGTCGCTCGTTCGGTTCGCGCGCGAGCTCGGCGCGCGGCCGTCGGCGGAGCGCACCGCGTACCGCTTCGACGCGCCAGCCTGA
- a CDS encoding sigma-54 interaction domain-containing protein: protein MSASSAWSLGWREDDLAARFPRVIGRSERTNELRRQLAAAAGCDATVLLRGESGTGKEVAAWSIHEASERRRGPMVVVDCSAIASELIESELFGHERGAFTGALGPRAGLFETASGGTIFLDEIGELPLAMQPKLLRVLESRTVRRVGGQKNVAIDVRVVCATHRDLRAEVRAGRFREDLYFRLAVLSVELPALRARREDVPLLIEHFLQQQSASAAAVMARIARERRHELLQHAWPGNVRELRNHVERCAAFGRWVPLDGDVEPELAREEPSGEHRVAAILGVDGSKAYADEKQKWVSLFERAYLEELLRVHDDNVKAAARTAGIDRAYLYRLLHRHALR from the coding sequence ATGAGCGCCTCGTCCGCATGGTCCCTGGGGTGGCGCGAGGACGATCTCGCGGCGCGCTTCCCGCGCGTGATCGGTCGCTCCGAGCGCACGAACGAGCTGCGCCGGCAGCTCGCGGCCGCGGCGGGGTGCGACGCGACGGTGCTGCTGCGCGGCGAGAGCGGCACCGGCAAGGAGGTCGCGGCGTGGTCGATCCACGAGGCGAGCGAGCGACGTCGCGGCCCGATGGTCGTCGTCGACTGCAGCGCGATCGCGAGCGAGCTGATCGAGAGCGAGCTCTTCGGTCACGAGCGCGGCGCGTTCACCGGCGCGCTCGGTCCGCGCGCCGGGCTCTTCGAGACGGCGAGCGGAGGCACGATCTTCCTCGACGAGATCGGCGAGCTCCCGCTCGCGATGCAGCCGAAGCTGCTGCGCGTGCTCGAGAGCCGCACGGTGCGGCGGGTCGGCGGCCAGAAGAACGTGGCGATCGACGTGCGCGTGGTGTGCGCGACGCATCGTGATCTGCGCGCCGAGGTGCGCGCGGGGCGGTTCCGCGAGGATCTGTACTTCCGGCTCGCGGTGCTGAGCGTCGAGCTGCCCGCGCTGCGCGCGCGTCGCGAGGACGTGCCGCTGCTGATCGAGCACTTCCTCCAGCAGCAGAGCGCGAGCGCAGCCGCGGTGATGGCGCGCATCGCGCGGGAGCGGCGACACGAGCTGCTGCAGCACGCGTGGCCGGGCAACGTGCGCGAGCTGCGCAACCACGTGGAGCGCTGCGCCGCGTTCGGACGTTGGGTCCCGCTCGACGGAGACGTGGAGCCCGAGCTCGCGCGCGAAGAGCCCTCGGGCGAGCACCGCGTCGCGGCGATCCTCGGCGTCGACGGATCGAAGGCGTACGCCGACGAGAAGCAGAAATGGGTCTCGCTGTTCGAGCGCGCGTACCTCGAAGAGCTGCTGCGCGTGCACGACGACAACGTGAAGGCAGCAGCGAGGACGGCGGGGATCGACCGGGCGTACCTGTACCGGCTGTTGCACCGCCACGCACTGCGCTGA
- a CDS encoding sensor histidine kinase produces MLDLVRSLLAEPALARPSRPSRADRGVALLVLALALAEGLLRDHVPSRPIAIAIGLVIAAALLFRGTHPFGAFVAAFASVNAVTALELALGVARAELHTGLAVLLLPYSLFRAASGRQAALGLALMALAYALGALQGGFRHPGDAIGGAVVLLFPAVLGASVRFRDHARLRELDHARLRERERLARELHDTVAHHVAAIAIQAQAGRAVLATRPDATRGALAAIEAEAARTLAELRALVGALRDDDGAALGLAELDALAARAALPVTIERAGELDGLRPLVQSALYRLAQESITNAVRHARGARRVVVRIEGERDVVRLTVRDDGERARTRGPSGYGLVGMAERAALLGGTLEAGPADEGGWSVRAVLPREGGAR; encoded by the coding sequence GTGCTCGATCTCGTCCGTTCGCTCCTCGCGGAGCCCGCGCTCGCGCGTCCTTCGCGCCCGTCGCGCGCCGATCGCGGGGTCGCGCTCCTCGTGCTCGCGCTCGCGCTCGCCGAGGGCCTGCTCCGCGATCACGTGCCCTCGCGCCCGATCGCGATCGCCATCGGCCTCGTCATCGCAGCCGCTCTCCTCTTCCGGGGCACGCACCCGTTCGGCGCGTTCGTCGCGGCGTTCGCTTCGGTGAACGCGGTGACCGCGCTCGAGCTCGCGCTCGGGGTCGCGCGGGCCGAGCTCCACACCGGCCTGGCCGTCTTGCTGCTGCCGTACTCGCTGTTCCGCGCCGCGTCGGGGCGACAGGCCGCGCTCGGGCTCGCGCTCATGGCGCTCGCCTACGCGCTCGGCGCGCTGCAGGGCGGCTTCCGCCATCCCGGCGATGCGATCGGCGGCGCGGTCGTGCTGCTCTTTCCGGCGGTGCTCGGCGCGTCGGTGCGGTTCCGCGATCACGCGCGGCTCCGCGAGCTCGATCACGCGCGGCTCCGCGAGCGCGAGCGGCTCGCGCGCGAGCTCCACGACACCGTCGCGCATCACGTCGCGGCGATCGCGATCCAGGCCCAAGCCGGGCGCGCCGTGCTCGCCACGCGCCCCGATGCGACCCGCGGTGCCCTCGCCGCGATCGAAGCGGAAGCCGCGCGCACGCTCGCCGAGCTGCGCGCGCTGGTGGGCGCGCTGCGCGACGACGACGGCGCCGCGCTCGGGCTCGCCGAGCTCGACGCGCTCGCCGCGCGCGCCGCGCTGCCGGTGACGATCGAGCGCGCAGGTGAGCTCGATGGGCTGCGCCCGCTCGTGCAGTCCGCGCTGTATCGCCTCGCGCAGGAGTCGATCACGAACGCGGTCCGTCACGCGCGCGGGGCGCGGCGCGTCGTGGTGCGCATCGAGGGCGAGCGCGACGTGGTGCGGCTCACCGTGCGCGACGACGGAGAGCGTGCGCGCACACGTGGGCCCTCGGGCTACGGTCTCGTCGGGATGGCGGAGCGCGCCGCGCTGCTCGGCGGCACGCTCGAGGCCGGTCCCGCAGACGAAGGAGGATGGTCGGTGCGAGCCGTTCTGCCCCGCGAAGGAGGCGCGCGATGA
- a CDS encoding type II toxin-antitoxin system VapC family toxin: MSSRVFLLDTSILLPIARGGPIASRLERSYGLRASGPTPLVSVVSEAELRVMADRNSWGPRKRAEIDRLFDELVVIDIGSPEVIDRYVALSRAADQARGGARQLSHNDLWIAASAAATSATLLTADADFDVFPAELISVQRIEPLK; the protein is encoded by the coding sequence GTGAGCTCTCGAGTATTCCTGCTCGACACTAGCATCCTCCTCCCGATCGCACGGGGCGGACCCATCGCGAGCCGGCTCGAGCGGAGCTACGGGCTGCGCGCGTCCGGTCCGACACCGCTCGTGAGTGTCGTCTCCGAGGCTGAGCTACGCGTGATGGCGGATCGGAACAGCTGGGGTCCGAGGAAGCGCGCCGAGATCGATCGGCTGTTCGATGAGCTCGTCGTGATCGATATCGGGAGTCCTGAGGTTATCGATCGATACGTCGCGCTCTCACGTGCGGCAGACCAGGCACGCGGAGGCGCGCGACAGCTCTCGCACAACGACTTGTGGATTGCAGCGTCTGCGGCGGCTACGAGTGCAACGCTGCTGACGGCGGATGCGGATTTCGACGTGTTCCCGGCCGAGCTCATCAGTGTGCAGCGGATAGAACCGCTCAAATGA